In Methanocella paludicola SANAE, the sequence AATCCGCAGATCGGGGGTTCAAATCCCTCCATCAGCTTACCTACACAGGGTTTAAAATACCTATTTTATTTTAAACAGTTCAAATTCAAATAGACCCAAGATGTTTAAGGGTATATAGTTAGAGCCGGGATTTTGGAGTTAAAAATTCACAATTTTTCTTATAAAAAATGGTTGAATAATCATTACAGAACCTTAATATGCAAACGATTGATAATTACTTACGTTTAAATCTATGGGACTTTTAGGCTCCCGAATGATCGCTTGTCGAAAGGTCGGTGTCTTGTGAATGAGCAGTATGGCGAAAACGATGACTGCGTTGTTGATGATCGTAATGATGGCCGCATTGTTATTGCCGGCAAACGCTGACCGGCCCATCTGGAATGGCGGTAAATATCCGACTGCCATGGATGGGAAGCATGGTTCAGTGACCGGCAGAGTGACTACCTCGGTCAACGGTACCGTCGGTGTCGGCGGTGCTTACATCGCTATCGTTAACGCATCGAACACCAGTGAAGAGTACTATAACACTACGTCTGATGTGAACGGTAACTATTGGATCACTGGCATCAACGCTACCTACAGCTCTGTAAAGGGCACCGGCTCCGCCTGGTTCGGTGGCGACTACGCCAGGGGCATAAATGCCTACAAGATGTACGCCATGAAGGACCCGTACGGCGAAGGTTACTCTGGTGCGTTCGGTATTGATGAAAACCTGAGCGCCGCCACGACCACTTCGGTCGTCTTATTCACAAAACCGGCTTATATGGGTATGTCCGTTGAGCGGTACTATGTTGTCGCTAATGGTATGGACAATATCAAGATCACTGCATACATGTATGATTCCCTCAATAACCCGGTGGCTGACGGCTACAACATTAATTTCACGGTCGGGAATGCCACGAATAATAGCTTCACGCCCGGAAGTTTCCCATGGGTTCCGAGTAATGGCAGCCTTGATGGACTTGGAAATAACGTTTTGCTACAAAATCCGACCCACGATAACACCGGCAGCGCCAGTGTCCAATTCGGCTGGGTCGATAACGCCAATTCGAGCACGAGCTCGACTGTCTGGGCATATTATGAAGACGATCCGAACATCAACATACATGCAACGATTAATTTCAAATGGGATAACGAGATAAGGCCCCCGTGCATTACCAATGTTTCGGCGAACAGGACATCGATCGGTCCGAATGACGATATAAAAGTAAGCTATATGTTAAATAACGCGGACATAACCGGCAATGACGTATGCTTGTTAATTACTGACCCCAATGGGGTTTCGATCAAGAACGTTGATACGGGCATACAGTATAATGGTCTGCACGATATCTTATGGGATGGGTGCTTTGATAATGGGACACGCGTTCCAAACGGCAATTACCTTCTGAAAATCGCCGTCCATACCCCCGAAGGCATTCCCGGGCAATTAAATCTAATAAAACAGTATGAATATACATTATCGCCATACGACGTGGCCATAGACTCCATGGGTAATGTGATAGTGGCGGATAATGATGGCAGTGCAATCAAGAGGATCTATCCCAATGGGACGACACGATCTATCGGTAGCGGCTTCAACCACCCCTTTTCCGTGGCCGTTGACTCTCAGGATAATGTTTACATCGCCGATATGGACAACGTGATAAAAATCGTCTACACCAATGGCACGATCAAGACCATAGGCAGCGGATTTATTAACCCTTCAGGCATAGACGTCGACTCGAAAGGCAATGTGTACGTGGCCGATTGGGGCAATAATGCAATAAAGATGATCTATCCTAATGGAACGATCGTCACGCTTGGGAGCGGTATTGTCCATCCATATATGGTAGCGGTCGACGAGTTGGGTAACGTTTACGTGACTCAGAGTCTGGATGATATAGTCAAGGAAATTTATGTAAATAATACTGTCAGGACATTACCGTTCATATCATCCGATCCAAGGGGCGTGGCCGTTGACTCACACGGC encodes:
- a CDS encoding FlgD immunoglobulin-like domain containing protein, whose amino-acid sequence is MSSMAKTMTALLMIVMMAALLLPANADRPIWNGGKYPTAMDGKHGSVTGRVTTSVNGTVGVGGAYIAIVNASNTSEEYYNTTSDVNGNYWITGINATYSSVKGTGSAWFGGDYARGINAYKMYAMKDPYGEGYSGAFGIDENLSAATTTSVVLFTKPAYMGMSVERYYVVANGMDNIKITAYMYDSLNNPVADGYNINFTVGNATNNSFTPGSFPWVPSNGSLDGLGNNVLLQNPTHDNTGSASVQFGWVDNANSSTSSTVWAYYEDDPNINIHATINFKWDNEIRPPCITNVSANRTSIGPNDDIKVSYMLNNADITGNDVCLLITDPNGVSIKNVDTGIQYNGLHDILWDGCFDNGTRVPNGNYLLKIAVHTPEGIPGQLNLIKQYEYTLSPYDVAIDSMGNVIVADNDGSAIKRIYPNGTTRSIGSGFNHPFSVAVDSQDNVYIADMDNVIKIVYTNGTIKTIGSGFINPSGIDVDSKGNVYVADWGNNAIKMIYPNGTIVTLGSGIVHPYMVAVDELGNVYVTQSLDDIVKEIYVNNTVRTLPFISSDPRGVAVDSHGNVYVTDDSDNSIKILYANNTVGTFYTGLAWPEGLEVDSQDNLYVADTNHVRVLEIYPNGSTRTFMSKLSYPRAAVRDVNDDIYVTESVNNDVKVIHSNGTVEVIGSGFDNPLSMDIDASSNIYVADSGNRMITVIYPDHTIHTLGSGIQYPWGVAVDSNGYVYVTDLWNRTILLIYPNNTTVTLKDNYYSPSYIDVDRSGNIYVANVDNMTFEELYPNGTIRTLGNGYTWSSYLLSGIAVDDSGNVYVPNDINNTIDVILPDGNIICLGSEYLDSPHGISIDAQGNLLIVDANAVSEFASSSIITSDPIGFNVTGISPVSFTYHLNKGWNLISIPVVPKDGNLTMFFQPIMNNVSIVWEYNSSNRSNAWAYYTTMTDKYKQGTLRTVNERQGYWVRCNNDTVFTVTGYQPKNSNVTLNSGWNLIGNPTMDVRQPLAAYPNEKIVWMYNSSNTASPWAYHTTMTDKYQQGGLTEMKPGYGYWVRI